A DNA window from Maribellus comscasis contains the following coding sequences:
- a CDS encoding O-acetyl-ADP-ribose deacetylase, producing the protein MKEFQNKRIKLYRGDITQLQTDAIVNAANKSLLGGGGVDGAIHRAAGKQLLEECRALNGCETGDAKITKGYNLSAKFVIHTVGPVWNGGKYNEPEKLASCYRRSLEVAEENNLITVAFPNISTGVYGYPKKDAAKIAIREVSGFLSNKDTINEVIFCVFDSENFEIYEQILNS; encoded by the coding sequence ATGAAAGAATTTCAAAACAAAAGAATAAAACTTTATAGAGGTGATATAACCCAATTACAAACGGATGCAATTGTAAATGCTGCTAATAAGTCGTTGCTTGGAGGCGGCGGTGTGGATGGCGCTATTCATCGGGCAGCAGGAAAACAACTTTTGGAAGAATGCAGGGCATTAAATGGCTGCGAAACCGGTGATGCAAAAATTACCAAAGGATATAATCTTTCGGCTAAATTTGTCATCCACACAGTTGGTCCGGTATGGAACGGAGGAAAATACAATGAACCGGAAAAGCTTGCTTCCTGTTACCGGAGAAGTTTGGAGGTAGCTGAAGAAAACAATCTGATAACTGTTGCATTTCCAAACATTAGCACCGGTGTTTACGGATATCCAAAGAAAGATGCTGCAAAGATTGCTATTCGTGAGGTCTCCGGATTTTTATCAAATAAGGATACAATCAATGAGGTAATTTTTTGTGTATTTGATAGCGAAAACTTTGAGATTTATGAACAGATTTTAAATTCATAA
- a CDS encoding cold-shock protein → MGRSQETFNKKEVRNKKEKKRKEKAAKRQARRETDNKSSLDDMIAYVDENGMIVDTPPDESDKTEVKLEDIEVSVPKGGSTVDEDPVKKGVVTFFNESKGYGFIKEKETRQDVFVHVNNLTEPIKEGNMVTFEIEKGQRGPTAVNVKLNK, encoded by the coding sequence ATGGGAAGATCACAAGAGACATTTAACAAAAAAGAAGTAAGAAATAAAAAAGAGAAAAAAAGAAAAGAAAAAGCTGCAAAAAGACAGGCGAGAAGAGAGACGGATAATAAATCGAGCCTGGATGATATGATCGCTTATGTGGACGAAAACGGGATGATTGTAGACACTCCGCCAGACGAAAGTGACAAAACGGAAGTTAAATTGGAGGATATCGAAGTTAGTGTTCCCAAAGGTGGTTCAACGGTAGATGAAGATCCTGTTAAAAAAGGAGTTGTTACTTTTTTTAACGAATCAAAAGGATATGGATTTATCAAAGAAAAAGAAACCCGGCAAGATGTTTTTGTCCATGTTAATAACCTCACAGAACCGATAAAAGAAGGCAACATGGTTACCTTTGAAATTGAAAAGGGACAGCGC
- a CDS encoding YybH family protein: protein MKNTLLFVVILAAFSCQQDEKSSVEELFEADRQFSNAAEMKGFRKAFVEFAHADAVLLRENRMPVVGKPAIKDLFSGESPQNIQFFWQPLNGEVAVSGELGYTYGIYTIKSDSVVQKGTYISVWKKDKDGNWKYILDSGNEGIGE from the coding sequence ATGAAAAATACTTTACTGTTTGTCGTAATTTTGGCGGCTTTTAGCTGTCAGCAGGACGAAAAATCCAGCGTTGAAGAACTTTTCGAGGCTGACAGACAATTTTCAAATGCTGCTGAAATGAAAGGCTTTAGAAAGGCGTTTGTTGAATTTGCGCATGCTGATGCCGTTCTTTTACGCGAGAACAGAATGCCTGTTGTTGGAAAACCGGCAATTAAAGATTTGTTTAGCGGGGAAAGCCCGCAAAATATCCAATTTTTCTGGCAACCACTCAATGGCGAGGTCGCAGTTTCCGGAGAATTAGGTTACACCTATGGAATCTACACGATTAAAAGTGATTCCGTCGTTCAGAAAGGAACTTATATTTCAGTTTGGAAAAAAGATAAAGACGGAAATTGGAAATATATTCTGGACTCTGGCAACGAGGGAATTGGTGAGTAA